A genomic region of Peptoniphilus sp. ING2-D1G contains the following coding sequences:
- the hutI gene encoding Imidazolonepropionase (Imidazolonepropionase catalyzes the third step in histidine degradation. It hydrolyses the carbon-nitrogen bonds in 4-imidazolone-5-propionic acid to yield N-formimino-l-glutamic acid. The enzyme contains two domains, a TIM (triose-phosphate isomerase) barrel domain with two insertions and a small beta-sandwich domain. It has been conserved from bacteria to eukaryotes; High confidence in function and specificity), with the protein MKVDLVIKNIGELITMQGPQRPWLKKDIESLTRIEDGVVIIKDDKILDAGEKTLLSDYDISEDTEVIDAKGKLVTPGLVDSHVHLIFAGWRENELALTLKGYEYIDILKQGGGILSTVKKTREATEDELYAHVYKLLDNMLEYGTTTSEAKSGYGLELETELKSLRVIKKLDENHAVDLVPTFLGAHAVPPEYKDRSDEYTDYVINEMLPAVAEENLAEFCDVFCDEGVFSVEQARKILQRAKELNMKLKIHADELASLGGAELSAELGATTAEHLLKITDRGIEEMAKSGVIATLLPGTPFYLMLEEYADARKMIDNNLAVSIATDLNPGTSATESLQIIMNLASYMMKMTPEEIITAVTINAAYGVGRGDSVGSLSKGKLADLVIWNADNIEFLSYHFGVNLVDKVVKKGKLVVNNSKIIQK; encoded by the coding sequence ATGAAAGTGGATTTAGTTATAAAAAACATAGGAGAATTAATTACCATGCAAGGACCGCAAAGACCTTGGCTTAAAAAAGACATTGAAAGTCTCACAAGGATTGAAGATGGAGTGGTAATTATAAAGGATGATAAAATACTTGATGCCGGAGAAAAAACTCTACTGAGTGATTATGATATTTCAGAGGATACCGAAGTTATTGATGCAAAGGGAAAACTTGTGACTCCAGGGCTTGTGGATTCTCATGTACATTTAATTTTTGCAGGGTGGAGAGAAAATGAATTAGCTCTTACATTAAAGGGTTATGAATATATTGATATTTTAAAACAAGGCGGAGGAATTTTATCCACGGTAAAAAAGACAAGAGAAGCCACGGAAGATGAATTGTATGCTCATGTGTATAAATTGTTGGACAATATGCTTGAATACGGTACTACCACATCTGAGGCAAAGAGCGGATATGGCTTGGAACTGGAAACGGAGTTAAAATCCTTAAGAGTTATAAAAAAATTAGATGAAAATCACGCAGTGGATTTAGTTCCGACCTTTTTGGGAGCTCATGCAGTTCCGCCGGAATATAAAGATAGATCCGATGAATACACGGACTATGTAATAAATGAAATGCTTCCGGCAGTAGCTGAGGAAAACTTGGCGGAATTTTGTGATGTTTTTTGTGACGAGGGAGTGTTCTCCGTGGAACAGGCGAGAAAAATATTGCAAAGAGCAAAGGAATTGAACATGAAGCTGAAAATTCATGCCGATGAACTTGCATCCTTAGGTGGAGCGGAACTGTCAGCGGAATTGGGGGCTACTACAGCGGAGCATCTGTTAAAAATCACCGATAGGGGAATTGAGGAAATGGCAAAATCAGGAGTAATTGCAACGCTACTTCCCGGGACGCCCTTCTACTTGATGTTGGAGGAGTATGCAGATGCCAGAAAAATGATAGATAATAATTTGGCAGTGAGCATAGCTACAGATTTAAATCCGGGAACCAGTGCTACGGAATCCCTGCAAATAATAATGAATTTGGCAAGCTATATGATGAAGATGACTCCGGAGGAAATAATTACAGCTGTGACTATAAATGCCGCTTATGGAGTGGGAAGAGGAGACAGTGTAGGCTCTCTGAGCAAGGGAAAACTCGCAGATTTGGTAATTTGGAATGCAGATAACATAGAATTTTTAAGTTACCATTTTGGTGTGAATTTAGTGGATAAAGTAGTAAAAAAAGGAAAATTAGTTGTAAATAATTCAAAAATAATTCAAAAATAA
- a CDS encoding putative transcriptional regulator (IclR family) (The iclR-type HTH domain is a DNA-binding, winged helix-turn-helix (wHTH) domain of about 60 amino acids present in transcription regulators of the iclR family, involved in carbon metabolism in eubacteria and archaea. The domains are named after Escherichia coli iclR (isocitrate lyase regulator), a repressor of the glyoxylate bypass operon for acetate utilization. Transcription regulators of the iclR family contain the DNA-binding wHTH domain in the N-terminal part; High confidence in function and specificity), producing MIQSLQKAVNILEYMKIENREYSISEISENLDMPTSTTHRILNTLIKCDFVTKDIKSHLYKLGPGLISLGMAAALNISLQSEAKPILESLSKKTLEDSFLVIKSGNYGIVIGKAVGSHTLKVIENFGREIELHKGAIRKVILAYQSDEFIEQYLSRDLEPYIDKEVNKKELRKELESIKQKKYCNSFGEYISNTAGIGAPVFNYQKEFVGSIGIVVPYYRFNNNESSFIEAVVEASEKLSYKLGYYNPE from the coding sequence ATGATACAAAGTTTGCAAAAAGCTGTTAATATACTTGAATATATGAAAATAGAAAATAGAGAATACAGCATATCTGAAATTTCCGAAAATTTAGATATGCCTACAAGCACAACCCACAGAATACTCAACACTCTTATAAAATGTGATTTTGTAACTAAAGATATAAAATCTCACCTATATAAATTAGGTCCCGGCCTAATTTCTTTGGGCATGGCTGCGGCACTAAACATAAGTCTGCAATCTGAAGCTAAGCCCATACTTGAATCGTTGTCCAAAAAAACTTTGGAGGATTCTTTTTTAGTAATAAAGTCCGGCAACTATGGAATTGTCATAGGCAAAGCTGTCGGCAGCCACACGCTTAAAGTCATAGAAAACTTTGGAAGAGAAATAGAACTGCACAAGGGCGCCATCAGAAAAGTAATACTCGCTTACCAAAGCGATGAATTTATAGAACAATACCTTTCAAGAGATCTGGAGCCCTATATAGACAAAGAAGTAAATAAAAAAGAACTGCGAAAAGAATTAGAATCAATAAAGCAAAAAAAATACTGCAACTCCTTCGGTGAGTACATATCCAATACAGCAGGCATCGGAGCTCCGGTATTTAATTATCAGAAGGAATTTGTGGGATCTATAGGCATTGTAGTGCCTTACTACAGATTCAACAACAATGAAAGTTCCTTTATCGAAGCAGTTGTGGAGGCTTCGGAAAAGCTGTCCTATAAATTAGGATATTATAATCCTGAATAA